A segment of the Lichenicola cladoniae genome:
GGAACAAAATCGTTCCGAAATGCACTTTCGGTTCGGCCGCTACCGGACCCCCATCTCCCAGAGCTTGACCTGCAGATGCGTGACGTGCGGCTGTCCAATCCGCTCCAGGTCGACAGCCTCGATACGCTCGGCCGGACGCAGGAAGGCTGCCTGCATGTCCTTCGGGAGGAATGCGATCTGGTCATCGACGACGGCTCCCAGGGTTTCGACAGTCCAGTTCATCCAACGCATCGCAAGTCAGCAAGCATAATAGCATTTGTGCTATATTTCCCGACAGTCCTTTGTTCGACCTGCCGGAGGCAGTGTTGATGTGGCGGGACGCCCTTTGTCCCGACGCGGTCAGGCGGCAACGGCGCACAGGAGCGGTCAAGGATGCGCAGCACCGCGGAGCGGCGGGTGCAGAGCATCCGTGCTTGAGGGCTTCGAGCACCATGGCACTCCCCACCGGGACAAGGATCCTATGAGGCGAGCCTTCGCGATCTGGGTCTTACCGCATGACTTGGCTCAATCTGAGCAAGGCCGCCTCGAGCGGATTGCTGGGATCGAGAGGAATGGTCGCCCCGCACTCCGCTTGTTCACGAGCAAGCTTTTGATTCTCTTGAATTATGGTTTCCGTCGAGTTCTGCGACTTAGGTGAAGAAGACGGGTCGACCGGGCGGCCGAAGGCATCCCGCCGATAGTCATAGAAGCAGTAGGCATTAGAGGTGCGTCTCGGCACCATCACCCACTGCCGCCCGAACAGGCCCTCGATCGCCACGCGCTGACGCACCAGGCGGTTCTCCCAGGTCAGCACGCCTTCCCGCTCGAGAGCGGCGATCGCCCGCGCCACGGTTGCACGGTGCACCCGGGCACTGTCGGCGATCCGCTCATAGGAGGGGAAGCATCGGCCGGTGCTTCGGTTGTGGAAGTGCCACAGCAGGGTCCGCAGCACGTCCAATGTGGCCCGGCTAAGTGGTCCGCGATGCTGGCCCGGGCGGCGTAGCTTCGCTGTGCGCGCTAGCGCATAGGCCCAAATTCGCGCCTTGGCATTGCGATCGAGCGGGATCGCCCTGCCCTCACCGAACACCTTGTCGCGCTTGGGGCGACCAATCCGCCCCATAAGCTTGCCTGTCATCGTCAGTCTCCTGGCGAAGGACGGCATACGAAGGATAAAGCTCTCCCGGTCCAAGCAGAGAGGGCTTGAAAAACGGAGCGATCAATGGGCACTATCTGAACTGCTAGGTTACAGACATCGCCTCGTGAGAGGTGGGAGAGGCGGTTCCTTCGGGAGCCGCCTTTTCGCGTTCTAGGTCATGGTTTGTCCGGACCGAGTCATTCGGTCGCGTAAAGACTGCCGGTCAAACCTTTGAAAAGCAACCATCTTTGCAAATTTGATTTTCATGGATGGATGTTTGAACGAACTTTGGTTACAGAGTTGCTATCAACTTAGCTAGCGATGACCCATCATGAAAACAATCGTTCTCGCTAGCCGAAAGGGGGGAGCAGGAAAGACAACGCTCTCCTGTCATTTAGCTGTTGAGGCGGAGCGCGCCGGAGCTGGTCCTGTCGCAGTCATAGATACCGATCAGATGCAGGGGCTTAGCCAGTGGTGGGATGCCAGGAAAGCCGCCGAACCGGTCCTGATCCGCGCTGAACCTGACCTTGCTACCGCGCTGCAGTTGCTCCGCGATAGCGGGGCAAAGCTTGTCATTATAGATACCCCTCCTGCCTTGAGTGGCAGCGTTGCCGAGACAATTGCTTTGGCTGACCTGGTGCTGATCCCTGTCCAACCTAGTCCCGACGATCTACGAGCGGTCGGCGTGACGGTCGACATGGTGAATGAAGCTAAAAAACCGATGGCATTCATCATCAATCGGGTGAAGCCCCGTGTTCGGTTGACCGGAGAGGCGGCGATCGCTCTGTCTCAGCATGGTGTAGTAGCCCCGTGCTTTCTGTGGGACCGAACTGACTATGCTGCCGCAAAGACAGACGGCCTAACCGCTCCTGAGATCGATCCAGATGGCCGCGCTGCGCAAGAGGTGAAGGAACTCTGGCGCTACGTTGCCACCCGATTGGAGATGACCCGATGAGCAAGCAATCGCTATCGTCCCTCAGCTCACTCATCCCCGCAAAAGGTGAGGCTGCAAAGGCAGAAACTTTACCGGACGAAAAACCACGGTTGTCTAAGCCTCTTAAAGAGGAGCGTCATGGACTAACGATCCGCATTCGGCAGTCTCACAACGACCGCCTTCGAACCATGGTTTATCGTGAGGGTATGACGAAGCAGGACCTACTAGATCGGGCGATTGATGAAATGCTCGAGCGCTATGGCTATTAGTTGTGATGTTGGTTCGTTTGAATGAACTTTGTAACCAAAGGCCGACTTGCTTCTAGTCAGTTGATTCTTTACCGCCACATCCGACTGGCGATGTCTTGTTCCTCAGCCCCGACGGCATCAGCGTAGATGGCGGTGGTGGAGAGCTGAGCGTGTCCGAGCCACTTCTGCACCAGGTTGAGGGGGATGCCGGCGGAGACGGCGGCCACCCCGAAGCCGTGCCTGAGCCCCTTTGGGCTGGCATGCACCCCGTTGAGCTTTGCTGCTTCCATCACTGCATGCACCGCGCGCCATCCGGTCATGCGTGACCATGGCCAAAGCCGGGTTCCGTTGCCTTTGCCGCGCTTGGCCTGCAGCTCGCGGATGCGGTGCACAAGGTCGAGCGCTTCGAGCAGGGCAGGGGGCACGGGGACGCTGCGGTAGATCCCGGGGCGTCGCTTCTTGAGGCTCTCGAAGATCAGGGTGCCGGCGGCGAGGTCGACGCGATCGACGGTAAGCGCCAACGCTTCCGAAAGACGACAGCCGCTGTAGGCCAGCGTCATGCACAGGGTGCGGTCCTCGCGATCGGCATGTTCAGCTGCCTTCAGGAAGGCGTCCCGTTCGCCGGCAGTCAGATACTTCCTGGCCCCGTCGAGGGTATGCAGCTGCATCCCGACCTGCGGCGTCGCCTTATGGATGCCGGGTCCAGGGCCGGCTCGGCCCTGGCGGGGTGCGGGGCGGCGCCCTGCTGGCTTGGCTGTCATTCGGCGCGATCCTGGTAGCCGCGCTGACGCTTGGCACGGAGCAGGCGGGCGAGGGCATTAAGGGCGGCGCCGAGATCGGGGTAGCGGTCGAGGCGCTGCTGGCCTGGGGTGCCGATGCGGCCCCAGTGTCGGAGCAGGAGGGCGCCGCCGAACAGGTCGGGCCAGATGGCGAGGCGGTAGAAGCGCCAGGCGTTGCGGTCGGGGACGATGTTGACGAGAGAGGCGGTCTCGCTGAACAGCGGGATCTGGGTGGGTGGTGGCCGGGCAGGGGCTTGGTGCGCGGGTTTGGGCATCTGTACCCGGGAAGTGTATCAGAATCTGGTGCCTAGTACTATCGAAAAGTCCGGTTTAGGGCCGTTTCAGCCCTGGATCTGTTACACTATTACCAATAACGCATCTATCATCAACGATAGATTGATTATTGGGTTTCCCGGACGCGTTCCCACTCGCGTTTTAGAACAACATTAGACAATCTTATCACGTAAGATATTGCTTCGCCCTGAACTTTATTATTTCTAGAAACTTTTCCTAGAAGAAGAATTCTTATTAGCCCTTTTGCACCGGAATGGATACGATATTCCATGTCATTTGCTTTCCAAAAGGCTCTCAGATTATCATCGGCTTTAACGGGCAATCCAGGACTCGCGCAGACACGAATCAACATTGTTAAAAGTCGATGGTCCTTTTCGGATGGGTTGAGCAAAAGCTCTAACTGCATTCTTTTCTTGTTAATTGATGTCAGGTCTATGTATTCTTTCCTGAATACTAAATCGATATCACTTATAAGATCAGAGATTAGTGTCCGGACTTTATCAATCCATTTCTGTCTAGACTTTGAACGCACCTGAGCACGGATAGTGAATCTTGCTACGTAAACAGCGATAGCGGCTGTAAATATGGCGAGATAAGCAGTTAAATTATCTGAAGCGCTCACGAGAGTGGAAAAATGTGGGCCAGCATTTTGATCGTACTTTAATAACAGCGTCGGAATATGTGGAAAGACAACGTAATCCAGTCCTGTCGCGATTACACACGCAATAAGAAGGAGTAGTGATCCATTTAACAGGAAGTCTTGCAATCCTAATGGAGTCAATCTTGGTGCATCGGTGTTGGAAAGGGGGTCTTCGGACCAGTCGAGAGAGGCAAGTTCAAAGGCTTCTGGCCATGTAATAGATTTACTTTCTGTCCCCTCCGCTGGTTTCCACCAGCCAATATGGCGACGTTGCTCATCCATTATCTGCATTAACCTCCCGGAGAATAGTGTGAACAGGACGAGTACAGCTAGGCCAGCTAGTAGATAAAGCGGATCTTGTGTAAGATATAGACTACTACGCA
Coding sequences within it:
- a CDS encoding tyrosine-type recombinase/integrase is translated as MQLHTLDGARKYLTAGERDAFLKAAEHADREDRTLCMTLAYSGCRLSEALALTVDRVDLAAGTLIFESLKKRRPGIYRSVPVPPALLEALDLVHRIRELQAKRGKGNGTRLWPWSRMTGWRAVHAVMEAAKLNGVHASPKGLRHGFGVAAVSAGIPLNLVQKWLGHAQLSTTAIYADAVGAEEQDIASRMWR
- a CDS encoding type II toxin-antitoxin system RelE/ParE family toxin, whose product is MNWTVETLGAVVDDQIAFLPKDMQAAFLRPAERIEAVDLERIGQPHVTHLQVKLWEMGVR
- a CDS encoding helix-turn-helix domain-containing protein; this translates as MTGKLMGRIGRPKRDKVFGEGRAIPLDRNAKARIWAYALARTAKLRRPGQHRGPLSRATLDVLRTLLWHFHNRSTGRCFPSYERIADSARVHRATVARAIAALEREGVLTWENRLVRQRVAIEGLFGRQWVMVPRRTSNAYCFYDYRRDAFGRPVDPSSSPKSQNSTETIIQENQKLAREQAECGATIPLDPSNPLEAALLRLSQVMR
- a CDS encoding ParA family protein yields the protein MKTIVLASRKGGAGKTTLSCHLAVEAERAGAGPVAVIDTDQMQGLSQWWDARKAAEPVLIRAEPDLATALQLLRDSGAKLVIIDTPPALSGSVAETIALADLVLIPVQPSPDDLRAVGVTVDMVNEAKKPMAFIINRVKPRVRLTGEAAIALSQHGVVAPCFLWDRTDYAAAKTDGLTAPEIDPDGRAAQEVKELWRYVATRLEMTR
- a CDS encoding WGR domain-containing protein, translated to MPKPAHQAPARPPPTQIPLFSETASLVNIVPDRNAWRFYRLAIWPDLFGGALLLRHWGRIGTPGQQRLDRYPDLGAALNALARLLRAKRQRGYQDRAE